Proteins found in one Populus alba chromosome 14, ASM523922v2, whole genome shotgun sequence genomic segment:
- the LOC140954528 gene encoding uncharacterized protein — MAGPTSEMDPSNPFFLHHGDSCGTMIVSKHLNGENYNSWKRAMMMALSAKNKLQFINGTLPKPSNLSDTQGLAWTRCNNMVLSWLLNSVSTEIANNIIYIDDASDIWNDLQERFSQHNGPRIFQLQKSISSMSQDNHSVSAYFTAMKGLWDELGNHQPIPTCICGALKTILSYHHQQHVYQFLMGLNENFSHIRGQILLIDPLPSINKVFSLIVQEERQQMISSSSTSFNPNTTALLTRTIPPTRFAGNPPSYPRKDRSICLIVVFLAILWKSATDFMDFHQQLMEMLKPSISELDSSVNQVSSSANPESEILTQGDTSLNMKRASTPSNISQLSTLDPKHSVFASALSITQSTLLTNSIKAPWIIDTGATDHMICSTSFFTQITSIVSKTVRLPNGEHASVTHIGTIKLSASLILTDTITSWRTIGVGKEVGGLYHLLQIPVSALSRTSLCSNPVPPMFQPPITDLAPASFFVHSKCFSLSVSALTKPTSYTQAIRSKEWCDAMDTEIKAHELNNTWTVVDLPASKHIIGCKWVYKIKLKSDGTLERYKARLVAKGYNQCEGLDYYDTFSPVAKLTTVRTLLAVTAVKHWHLHQLDVNNAFLHGDLAEEVYMTLPPGFAKAGGSKSKADYTLFTRSLTDSFIALLIYVDDIVVASDNSTVVSIFIHMLNDRFKFKDLGPLKYFLGLEIARSELGISVCQRKYALDILETTGLLASKPAKVPMDPNVLSQFMDKPRAPHLDAASQVLRYIKTSPAQGMFFPVLCNLQLKAFCDSDWAGGLDSRRSVTGYCVFLDNALISWKSKKQTTVSCSSAEAEYRAMAFTCCEIVWLRNLLTDLHIPLQPALLYCDSKAALHIAVNPVFHERTKHIDIDCHVVREKIQSGVLRTFHVSSQHQLADIFTKALGSSHFHPLLSKMSVHNIYSP, encoded by the exons ATGGCTGGACCTACCTCAGAAATGGATCCTTCCAATCCTTTCTTTCTACATCATGGTGACAGTTGTGGCACCATGATCGTTTCAAAGCATCTCAATGGTGAAAATTACAACTCATGGAAGAGGGCAATGATGATGGCTTTATCAGCCAAGAACAAACTCCAATTTATCAATGGTACTCTGCCTAAACCATCCAATCTATCTGACACTCAAGGGTTGGCATGGACTCGCTGCAACAACATGGTTCTCTCGTGGCTGTTGAATTCTGTTTCAACAGAGATTGCCAACAATATTATCTACATTGATGATGCATCTGACATTTGGAACGATCTTCAGGAAAGGTTCTCTCAGCATAATGGCCCACGCATCTTTCAGCTTCAGAAGTCTATCTCGTCTATGTCACAGGATAATCATTCTGTAAGTGCATATTTTACTGCTATGAAAGGTTTATGGGATGAACTGGGCAATCATCAACCAATTCCTACATGCATATGTGGAGCATTGAAGACTATTCTATCATATCATCATCAGCAGCATGTTTATCAATTCCTCATGGGATTGAATGAGAATTTTTCACATATTCGAGGACAAATTTTGCTGATTGATCCACTGCCATCCATCAACAAAGTTTTTTCACTTATTGTTCAAGAGGAGAGGCAACAAATGATTTCATCTTCTAGCACTTCTTTCAATCCAAACACCACTGCTTTACTTACTAGGACAATACCTCCAACTCGTTTTGCTGGAAACCCACCTTCTTATCCCCGCAAAGATCGGTCTATATGTCTCATTGTGGTGTTTCTGGCCATACTGTGGAAAAGTGCTACAGACTTCATGGATTTCCACCAG CAACTCATGGAGATGCTCAAACCATCCATCTCAGAACTTGACTCATCTGTCAATCAAGTTTCCTCATCTGCCAATCCAGAATCAGAAATTCTTACTCAAGGTGATACTTCACTCAATATGAAACGTGCAAGTACTCCTTCTAATATCTCTCAACTATCTACTCTAGATCCAAAACATTCTGTTTTTGCTTCTGCCTTGTCGATCACTCAATCAACTCTTCTCACAAATTCTATCAAAGCTCCTTGGATAATTGATACTGGAGCTACAGATCATATGATTTGTTCCACATCATTTTTTACACAGATCACTTCTATTGTTTCTAAAACAGTAAGATTGCCTAATGGAGAACATGCTTCAGTTACTCACATCGGTACCATTAAGCTTTCAGCCTCCCTTATCTTAACAGAC ACCATTACAAGCTGGAGAACGATTGGTGTGGGTAAAGAAGTGGGAGGTTTATATCATTTGCTGCAAATTCCAGTTTCTGCTTTATCTAGAACTTCTCTGTGTTCCAATCCTGTTCCACCCATGTTTCAGCCTCCAATCACTGATCTCGCCCCTGCTAGTTTTTTTGTTCATTCT AAATGTTTTAGCCTTTCTGTCTCTGCTCTTACTAAGCCTACTTCCTATACTCAAGCTATCCGTAGTAAGGAATGGTGTGATGCTATGGATACTGAAATCAAAGCTCATGAATTGAATAACACATGGACTGTTGTTGATCTCCCTGCATCTAAACACATTATTGGCTGCAAATGGGTTTATAAAATCAAGCTAAAATCTGATGGCACTTTGGAGAGGTATAAAGCTAGGCTTGTTGCAAAGGGGTATAATCAGTGTGAAGGGTTGGATTATTATGATACTTTCTCTCCTGTGGCTAAGCTCACCACTGTCAGAACCCTTTTAGCAGTTACTGCTGTCAAACACTGGCATCTTCATCAATTGGACGTGAATAATGCCTTTCTTCATGGTGATTTAGCTGAAGAAGTATACATGACATTGCCACCTGGTTTTGCTAAAGCGGGGGGGTCCAAG TCCAAGGCTGATTACACTTTGTTCACTCGATCTTTGACAGATTCCTTTATTGCTCTTCtaatttatgttgatgacatcGTTGTTGCAAGTGATAATTCAACTGTTGTTTCCATATTCATTCACATGCTTAACGACAGATTTAAGTTTAAAGACCTTGGTCCATTGAAGTATTTTCTTGGGTTGGAAATAGCTCGCAGTGAGCTTGGGATTTCTGTTTGTCAGCGCAAATATGCATTGGACATACTTGAAACCACTGGTTTGTTGGCTTCCAAACCGGCAAAAGTTCCTATGGATCCTAAT GTTTTAAGCCAGTTTATGGACAAGCCACGGGCTCCTCATCTTGATGCAGCCTCTCAAGTTCTACGCTATATTAAAACCTCTCCAGCTCAGGGCATGTTCTTCCCAGTCCTTTGTAACCTTCAACTGAAAGCATTCTGTGATTCAGACTGGGCTGGTGGCTTGGACTCTCGACGATCAGTCACAGGCTATTGTGTCTTTCTGGATAATGCTTTGATTTCGTGGAAATCCAAGAAACAAACTACAGTCTCTTGTTCTTCTGCTGAGGCTGAGTATAGAGCCATGGCATTTACCTGCTGTGAAATTGTGTGGCTTCGCAACCTTCTCACTGACTTACATATTCCACTACAACCTGCTCTTCTTTATTGTGATAGTAAAGCTGCTCTTCACATTGCTGTCAACCCTGTTTTTCATGAACGTACCAAACACATTGACATTGATTGTCATGTGGTTCGTGAGAAAATTCAATCCGGTGTTCTTCGCACTTTTCACGTTTCTTCTCAACACCAGTTGGCTGATATTTTTACCAAAGCCCTTGGTTCATCTCATTTTCATCCCTTATTATCCAAGATGAGTGTTCATAACATTTATTCTCCCTAA
- the LOC118036500 gene encoding cytochrome P450 81Q32-like yields MATFFLYFLVFLALFIITRHFLCKIRNFPPSPFPSLPIIGHLYLLKKPIYRTLSKISSKHGPVILLQLGSRRQLVVSSPSIAEECFTKNDVVFANRPGYLIAKHLAYNTTSLLWAPYGDHWRNLRRIVSIEVLSAHRLQMLSSIRLEEVKSMICVLFRNQNQIVDMKTVFFELTLNIMMRMIAGKRYYGEDVSDVEEAKRFRAIHAETLLLGGKTIIGDFIPWIKSKKMLKRVKECHLKSDSFMQHLIEEQRRKILESDCCGEKKRNLIQVLLSLQETEPGYYTDDIIKGIMLVLLLAGTDTSSATMEWALSLLLNHPQVLEKAQREIDEQIGHDRLMDEADLAHLPYLRSILNETLRMYPAAPVLLPHESSEECLVGGFRIPRGTMLSVNMWAIQNDPKIWPDPTKFRPERFDNPEGGRDGFKLMPFGHGRRSCPGEGLALRVVGLALGSLLQCFGWQKIGDKMVDMTEGPGFTSTKAKPLEARCRARPRMHPMAF; encoded by the exons ATGGCAACCTTCTTTCTctactttcttgtgtttttagCCCTGTTCATCATAACAAGGCACTTTCTATGCAAGATAAGAAACTTCCCACCGAGTCCATTCCCTTCACTACCAATCATTGGCCATCTCTACCTGCTTAAGAAGCCAATTTACAGGACACTATCAAAAATCTCTAGTAAACATGGCCCCGTAATCTTGCTCCAACTCGGGTCTCGTCGACAACTTGTTGTCTCATCCCCTTCGATAGCTGAAGAATGCTTTACCAAAAATGATGTTGTCTTTGCAAACCGCCCAGGTTATCTCATTGCAAAACACCTCGCCTACAACACCACAAGCCTTCTTTGGGCTCCCTATGGCGACCACTGGCGAAACCTTAGGAGAATCGTCTCTATTGAAGTCTTGTCTGCCCACCGCCTCCAAATGCTCTCTTCCATACGTCTGGAGGAGGTGAAGTCAATGATTTGTGTTCTCTTTCGTAATCAGAATCAGATTGTAGATATGAAGACAGTTTTCTTCGAACTGACACTGAACATAATGATGCGGATGATAGCCGGAAAGAGATATTATGGAGAGGATGTTTCTGATGTGGAAGAAGCAAAAAGGTTTCGAGCAATTCATGCTGAAACCCTATTGCTAGGTGGCAAAACCATTATTGGAGACTTTATACCGTGGATTAAATCAAAAAAGATGTTGAAGAGAGTGAAAGAGTGCCATCTAAAGAGCGATAGTTTCATGCAGCATTTGATAGAGGAGCAACGGAGAAAAATATTGGAGAGTGATTGCTGtggtgaaaagaaaaggaatttgaTTCAGGTTCTGCTGTCCCTGCAAGAAACTGAACCTGGGTATTACACGGACGATATCATCAAAGGGATTATGCTG GTCCTCTTGTTGGCGGGAACAGATACTTCATCTGCTACAATGGAATGGGCACTTTCACTTTTGCTCAACCATCCCCAAGTCCTCGAGAAGGCTCAGAGAGAAATCGACGAGCAGATTGGGCATGATCGTTTGATGGATGAAGCTGATCTTGCCCACCTTCCCTACCTCCGCAGCATCCTCAACGAAACGTTGCGGATGTACCCGGCAGCTCCGGTGCTACTACCTCATGAGTCATCAGAAGAATGCCTGGTTGGAGGATTCCGCATTCCACGGGGCACGATGCTCTCTGTAAATATGTGGGCCATTCAAAATGACCCTAAAATCTGGCCAGACCCTACAAAATTCAGACCTGAGAGGTTCGACAACCCGGAGGGGGGAAGAGACGGGTTTAAGTTGATGCCTTTCGGGCATGGAAGGAGGAGCTGTCCTGGGGAAGGCTTGGCCCTGAGAGTGGTGGGATTAGCATTGGGCTCGCTCCTTCAATGTTTCGGTTGGCAGAAGATTGGTGATAAAATGGTGGATATGACTGAGGGGCCCGGGTTTACCAGTACAAAGGCAAAACCACTGGAAGCTAGATGTAGGGCACGCCCAAGGATGCATCCTATGGCTTTTTag
- the LOC140954301 gene encoding cytochrome P450 81Q32-like encodes MATLILYFLVILALYIITRHFLDKIKNFPPGPFPSLPIIGHLYLLKKPIYRTLSKISSKHGPVLLLQLGSRRLLVVSSPSIAEECFTKNDVVFANRPRLLIAKHLAYNSTSLAWAPYGDHWRNLRRIVSIEVLSAYRLQMLSAIRLEEVKSMICVLFRNQSQIVDMKTVFFELTLNIMMRMIAGKRYYGENVSDVEEAKRFRAIHAETFVLGGKTIIGDYIPWIKSKKMEKRLIECHIKRDSFMQSLVEEQRRKILESDCCGEKKKNLIQVLLSLQETEPEYYTDDIIKGIMLVLLLAGTDTSSTTMEWALSLLLNHPQVLEKAQREIDEQIGHDRLMDEADLAHLPYLRSILNETLRMYPPAPLLVPHESSEECLVGGFRIPRGTMLSVNMWAIQNDPKIWPDPTKFRPERFDNPEGGRDEFKLMPFGHGRRSCPGEGLALRVVGLALGSLLQCFEWQRIGDKMVDMTESPGFTVPKAKPLEARCRARPRMLTLLSQI; translated from the exons ATGGCAACCTTGATTCTCTACTTTCTTGTGATTTTAGCGTTGTATATCATAACAAGGCACTTCCTAGACAAGATAAAAAACTTCCCACCTGGTCCATTTCCTTCACTGCCAATCATTGGCCATCTCTACCTACTGAAGAAGCCAATTTACAGGACACTGTCAAAAATCTCTAGTAAACATGGCCCTGTATTGTTGCTCCAACTCGGATCTCGTCGACTACTTGTTGTTTCATCCCCTTCAATAGCTGAGGAATGCTTTACCAAAAATGATGTTGTCTTCGCTAACCGCCCACGTTTGCTCATCGCAAAACACCTCGCCTACAACAGCACAAGCCTTGCTTGGGCTCCCTATGGAGACCACTGGCGAAACCTTAGGAGAATCGTCTCTATTGAAGTCTTGTCTGCATACCGCCTCCAAATGCTCTCAGCCATACGTCTGGAGGAGGTGAAGTCAATGATTTGTGTTCTCTTTCGTAATCAGAGTCAGATTGTAGATATGAAGACAGTTTTCTTCGAACTGACACTGAACATCATGATGCGGATGATAGCTGGAAAGCGATATTATGGAGAGAATGTTTCAGATGTGGAAGAAGCAAAAAGGTTTCGAGCAATTCATGCTGAAACCTTCGTGTTAGGTGGAAAAACCATTATTGGAGACTATATACCGTGGATTAAAtcaaaaaagatggagaagagACTGATAGAATGCCATATAAAGAGGGATAGTTTCATGCAGTCCTTGGTAGAAGAGCAACGGAGAAAAATATTGGAGAGTGATTGTTGTGgcgaaaagaaaaagaatttgattCAGGTTCTGCTGTCCCTGCAAGAAACTGAACCTGAGTATTACACGGACGATATCATCAAAGGGATTATGCTG GTCCTCCTATTGGCGGGAACAGACACTTCATCTACTACAATGGAATGGGCACTTTCACTGTTGCTCAACCATCCCCAAGTCCTGGAGAAGGCTCAAAGAGAAATCGACGAGCAGATTGGGCATGATCGTTTGATGGATGAAGCTGATCTTGCCCACCTTCCCTACCTCCGCAGCATCCTCAACGAAACGTTACGGATGTACCCGCCAGCGCCGTTGCTAGTACCTCATGAGTCATCAGAAGAATGCCTGGTTGGAGGATTCCGCATTCCACGTGGCACGATGCTCTCTGTAAACATGTGGGCCATTCAAAATGACCCTAAAATCTGGCCAGACCCTACAAAATTCAGACCTGAGAGGTTCGACAACCCGGAGGGGGGAAGAGACGAGTTTAAGTTGATGCCTTTCGGGCATGGAAGGAGGAGCTGTCCTGGAGAAGGCTTGGCCCTGAGAGTGGTGGGATTAGCATTGGGCTCGCTCCTTCAATGTTTCGAGTGGCAGAGGATTGGTGATAAAATGGTGGACATGACCGAGAGTCCCGGGTTCACCGTTCCGAAGGCAAAACCACTAGAAGCTCGATGTAGGGCACGCCCACGCATGCTTACGCTTCTTTCTCAAATATGA
- the LOC118036491 gene encoding cytochrome P450 81Q32: MATFFLYFPVFLALYIITRHFLNKIRNFPPSPFPSLPIIGHLYLLKKPIYRTLSKISSKHGPVILLQLGSRRQIVVSSPSIAEECFTKNDVVFANRPRLLIAKHLAYNSTSLAWAPYGDHWRNLRRIVSIEVLSAHRLQMLSAIRLEEVKSMICVLFRNQNQIVDMKTVFFELTLNIMMRMIAGKRYYGEDVSDVEEAKRFRAIHAESFVLGGKTIIGDFIPWIKSKKMEKRLTECHLKSDSFMQYLIEEQRRKIVESDCCGEKKTNLIQVLLSLQETESGYYSDDVIKGIILVLLLAGTDTSSATMEWALSLLLNHPQVLEKAQREIDEQIGHDRLMDEADLAHLPYLRSILNETLRMYPPAPLLVPHESSEECLVGGFRIPRGTMLSVNMWAIQNDPKIWPDPTKFRPERFDNPEGGRDEFKLMPFGHGRRSCPGEGLALRVVGLALGSLLQCFEWQRIGDKMVDMTEEPGFTVPKAKPLEAICRARPSMIGHISQI, encoded by the exons ATGGCAACCTTCTTTCTCTACTTTCCTGTGTTTTTAGCCTTGTATATCATAACAAGGCACTTtctaaacaagataagaaactTCCCACCGAGTCCATTCCCTTCACTACCAATCATTGGCCATCTCTACCTACTTAAGAAGCCAATTTACAGGACACTATCAAAAATCTCTAGTAAACATGGCCCCGTAATCTTGCTCCAACTCGGGTCTCGTCGACAGATTGTTGTCTCATCCCCTTCGATAGCTGAAGAATGCTTTACCAAAAATGATGTTGTCTTTGCAAACCGCCCACGTTTGCTCATTGCAAAACACCTCGCCTACAACAGCACAAGCCTTGCTTGGGCTCCCTATGGCGACCACTGGCGAAACCTTAGGAGAATCGTCTCTATTGAAGTCTTGTCTGCACACCGCCTCCAAATGCTCTCTGCCATACGTCTGGAGGAGGTGAAGTCAATGATTTGTGTTCTCTTTCGTAATCAAAATCAGATTGTAGATATGAAGACAGTTTTCTTCGAATTGACACTGAATATAATGATGCGGATGATAGCTGGAAAGAGATATTATGGAGAGGATGTTTCTGATGTGGAAGAAGCAAAAAGGTTTCGCGCAATTCATGCTGAAAGCTTCGTGCTAGGTGGCAAAACCATTATTGGAGACTTTATACCGTGGATTAAAtcaaaaaagatggagaagagATTGACAGAGTGCCATCTAAAGAGCGATAGTTTCATGCAGTACTTGATAGAAGAGCAGCGGAGAAAAATAGTGGAGAGTGATTGTTGTGGCGAAAAGAAAACGAATTTGATTCAGGTTCTGCTGTCCCTGCAAGAAACGGAATCTGGGTATTACTCGGACGATGTCATCAAAGGGATTATACTG GTCCTCTTGTTGGCGGGAACAGATACTTCATCTGCTACAATGGAATGGGCACTTTCACTTTTGCTCAACCATCCCCAAGTCCTCGAGAAGGCTCAGAGAGAAATCGACGAGCAGATTGGGCATGATCGTTTGATGGATGAAGCTGATCTTGCCCACCTTCCCTACCTCCGCAGCATCCTCAACGAAACGTTACGGATGTACCCGCCAGCCCCGTTGCTAGTACCTCATGAGTCATCAGAAGAATGCCTGGTTGGAGGATTCCGCATTCCACGGGGCACGATGCTCTCTGTAAATATGTGGGCCATTCAGAATGACCCTAAAATCTGGCCAGACCCTACAAAATTCAGACCTGAGAGGTTCGACAACCCGGAGGGGGGAAGAGACGAGTTTAAGTTGATGCCTTTCGGGCATGGAAGGAGGAGCTGTCCTGGAGAAGGCTTGGCCCTGAGAGTGGTGGGATTAGCATTGGGTTCGCTCCTTCAATGTTTCGAGTGGCAGAGGATTGGTGATAAAATGGTGGATATGACTGAGGAGCCCGGGTTCACCGTTCCGAAGGCAAAACCACTAGAAGCTATATGTAGGGCACGCCCAAGCATGATAGGGCATATCTCTCAAATATGA